The Sphingomonas oryzagri genome segment CATTTGGAAACGATCCAGCCGAGGCGCTGCTCCTCGCGCGCCTCCGCGCCGAAGGCCTTGACCACCGCGTTGGTACCGATCGCGTCGGCCAGCACGCCGCCGATCTTGGTGTCCCACTGGTTGGAGAGGCGCGAGGCGGGCGCGATCACCTTCGTCGCCAGCGTCACCGTCAGCGCCACGTACGCGATCGCGCCCAGCCCCATGACCAGGCCCATTACCGGCCAGTGCGCGCCGAGCAGCAGCACCGTGCCGACCAGCACGACGAGCGACGGCAGCAATGCGAGAAGCAGCGTATCGTCGAGCGAATCGAGCGCCCACATGCCGCGCGTGATCTTGCGCACGGTGGAGCCGGAGAAGGCGTTGGCGTGCCAGTCGGTCGAGAAGCGCTGGACGCGCTGGAACGCCTCGTTGGCGATGTCGCGCATGATGCGCAGCGACAGCGGCACGATCGCCCACCAGGAGAGGTGGCGCAGCACCACCATCGCCGCACCCAGCGCGACGATCGCGAGGAACGCATCGAAGGCGCCGCCGTGCCCGGCCGCGCCGCGTCCCAGTGCATCGACGAGGTGGCCGACGAACAAGGGCACGAAGATTTCGGTGACGGTCGCGAGGCTCTGGCCGATCGCCACGGCCGCGGCGAGCCACCAGCGGCGGCGCCAGTGCTGGAAGGTGAAGGCGAGGACAGTGCGGAGAACCGCGGCGCCGTCTCGGGACTTGGGCTTGCTCATCGGGAAGATCGGCCCGTCGCCGGGTCCCTTATGTCGTCAGCGAAAGAAACGGCGGTGGGGGCGTGTCCACCGGAAGGGCTCAGATCAGCCCGATGCCCGTATAGGGGCGGCGCTTATACGATAGGATCATCGGTCGCCTCCCTTGCTTCGCTGAAACGATGCGGCCGCGCATAGCATGACGCGCGCGTGGACGCCAGTATGCGCCCGATCTCGTCATTGCGAGGCGCGAAGCGGCGAAGCAATCCATTCGGCCTTTGCGGTTCTGGATTGCTTCGCTTCGCTCGCAATGAAGGATGAGAGATGCGCGGCAAGGTCTTGATGTTAACGAATTCGCCCCGATATTCCGCGCAAGTCCGCGACTTGCCGAGCTTGTCGGCGGGTGCTAGCACGGCGGACGGGTGCGATGTCCGCGCCCCGCACCGGCGCCACTCTGGGCGGCCGGGTATCAGGTTGACGTCGCACAATGCCGCATTTCCTTTCCCGCACCGATCGCTTCGAGAGCGACGCGGCTGCGCGGAACGGGCGCCGGGCCGAACGAGCCCTGCATGCGTCTGCGACGGCCACGCACCACGCTGTTTCTTATCCCGCGATCCCCGTGCGCACGGCGCCGGCAGGATCGCTTCTTCACAACGACATATCGGCGCACCCGCTGCCGCCTCATATCGGCGGCCGGCGCGCCCGGAGAACAACTAATGACGATGCGCATGCTGATCGACGCGCGCCACCCGGAAGAGACACGGGTCGCGGTCGCCAAGGGTAACCGGATCGAAGAGTTCGATTTCGAGAGTGCCGAACGCAAGCAGCTCAAGGGTAACATCTATCTCGCCAAGGTGACCCGCGTGGAGCCCTCGCTCCAGGCGGCCTTCATCGAGTTCGGCGGCAACCGCCACGGCTTCCTCGCCTTCTCGGAAATCCACCCGGATTACTATCAGATCCCCAAGGAGGATCGCGACGCGCTGCTGCGCGAGGAGCAGGAAGAGGCCGAGGCGCTCGCCGCCGAGGACGACGATCATTTCGACGACGAGCATGACGATCACGATCATGATCACGCCGAAGCGTCCGATCACGACATCGACGTCGAATCGATCGAGCGTCTCGACGACGATGGCGGCCATGACGAGGAGCCGTCGGCCGAGGATCATCCGCACGAGGACGGTGAGGAGGCCGCCAAGCCGCGCCGTTCCAAGTCGGCCGGTCGCGGCGATGGCGATCATGTCGAGGCGCTGCGCAAGCGCCGCCAGAACCTGCGCCGCCGCTACAAGATCCAGGACGTCATCCGCCGCCGCCAGGTGCTGCTGGTGCAGGTCGTCAAGGAGGAGCGCGGCAACAAGGGCGCGGCGCTGACCACCTATCTGTCGCTCGCCGGCCGTTACTGCGTGCTGATGCCCAACACGTCGCACGGCGGCGGAATCTCGCGGAAGATCTCGAACGCCGCCGACCGCAAGCGCCTCAAGACGATCATGGCGGAGATGAACCTGCCGCGCACGATGGGCTGCATCGTCCGCACCGCGGGCCTCCAGCGCACCAAGGTCGAGATCAAGCGCGACTTCGATTATCTCGCGCGCCTGTGGGACGGTATTCGCGAGAATACGCTGAAGTCCGAAGCGCCGGCTCTGATCTACGAGGACAGCAACCTCATCAAGCGCGCCATCCGCGACATCTATTCGCGCGAGATCGACGAGGTGATCGTCGAGGGCGAGGAAGGCTATCGCACCAGCCGCGATTACATGAAGCTGCTGATGCCGAGGCATGCGAAGAAGATCCGGCCCTATGTGGACCCGGTGCCGCTCTTCCAGCGCTTCGGCGTCGAGGATCAACTGACCGCGATGTACCAGCCGGTCGTCCAGCTGAAATCGGGCGGCTATCTGGTCATCAACCCGACCGAGGCGCTCGTCTCGATCGACATCAACTCGGGCCGCTCGACGCGCGAGCACAATATCGAGCAGACCGCGACCGCGACCAACCTCGAGGCGGCGCACGAGATTGCCCGCCAGCTGCGCCTGCGCGACATGGCCGGCCTCGTCGTCATCGACTTCATCGACATGGAGAACGGATCGAACATCCGGAAGGTCGAGAAGGCGATGAAGGAGGCGCTGAAGAACGATCGCGCCCGCATCCAGGTCGGCCGCATCTCGTCCTTCGGCCTGATGGAGATGAGCCGCCAGCGCCTGCGCACCGGCGTGCTCGAAGCCTCCACCCGCATCTGCCCGCATTGCGAGGGCACTGGCTTCGTGCGCACCGCGTCGTCGGCAGGCCTGTCGGCGCTGCGCCTGCTTGAAGAGGCCGCCGCGCGCGGTCGTGGCACCCAGCTGGTGCTGCGCGCGTCGCGCGAGGCGACCATCTATGTGCTCAACCGCAAGCGCGCCGAGATCATGGAGATCGAGGATCGCTACGGCGTCCATATCGAGGTGATGCCCGATCACCACGACGAGGGCGCGCGGATGACCGTGGACATCTCCGGCCCGCCGCCGGCGCAGATGCCCAAGCTCGCCCCGATCCCCGAGCCGGAGCCGGACGACGATATCGTCGACGATTACGAGGACGAGATCGAGGAGGAAGAGGCCGAGGCGGCTGAGGAGCGCGGCCAGCGCGAACCGCGTGGCGGCCGGGACGAGGAGGGCGAGGGCAACGGCCGTCGCCGTCGCCGTCGTCGTCGTCGTGGCGGTCGCCGCGACGATGCGCCCGAGGGTGCCGAGCAGGCCGATGCCGCCGAGGGCGAAGAACCGGCCGACGAGGACAGCGAGGCCGAGCCGGTCGAGGCGTCCGAGGGCGAGCAGGAAGAGGGCGAGGGCAATGGCCGTCGCCGTCGCCGCCGCCGTGGCCGTCGTGGCGGTCGCCGCCGCGAGGGCGAGGAGCAGCTGATCGTCGATGCCGGCGATGTCGGCCCGATGGCGACCGATGTGGCCGAGGTTGCGCCCGAGGTGCTGGCGGAAGCCGAGCCGGTCGAAGCGACGCCGGTGAGCGCGCCTGCAGCCGAGGCGACGGACGCGAAGTCGGCCAAGCCCAAGGCGCGTCGCCGCCCCAAGGCGCGTGCCGCCGAGGACGCGCCGGCCGTCGAGGCCGCGCCCGAGCCGGTCGCCGCTGAGCCGGTCGCGGAGGAGGCTCCGGCCAAGCCCAAGCGCCGCACGCGCAAGAAGGCTGAGCCGGCCGTCGAGGCGCCCGCCGCCGAGGTCGCGCCCGAGCCGGCCGCCGCGGAGGAGGCCCCGGCCAAGCCCAAGGCGCGCCGTACGCGCAAGAAGGCCGAACCGGCCGCCGCCGAACCCGCCGTCGGCACGCCCGCCGAGGAAGAGGCCGCGCCGGCCCCCGCCGAGGAAACGGCCGCCAGCGACGGCAACGGAGAGGCGGAGTCCGACGAGGCGCCTCGCCGCGGTTGGTGGCAGCGCACCTTCGGCGCCTGATCGACCGCCGTCATTGCGAGCAAAGCGAAGCAATCCGGAGCCACCGACGTGGAACTGGATTGCTTCGTCGCTTCGCTCCCCGCAATGACGCCGGAGGTCGGCGCGTCAGCCGGGGTTCAGGCCGGGGAGGCGAGGATTGAGCATGGCCGCTAATGCCATTCGCCTCGCCCCCGCACGCCTCGCCGCGCTTGGTCGCTTCCTCACGCTTCTCTTCCTGACTTTCCTCGTCGCCGGCCGTCCGCTGCTGGCACAGGATGGCGATCCGCAGATCCTGCGCGATACCGAGACCGAGCAGTTCCTCGCCGACATCTCCGCGCCGCTGGCCAAGTCCGCTGGCCTTGCGCCCGGCGCGTTGAAGGTCGTGCTGATCAACGATCCGGAGATCAACGCCTTCGTCGCCGGCGGCCAGACCATCTACATCAACTCCGGCCTGATCCTTGCCGCCGACAATGCCAATGAGGTGGAAGGCGTGATCGCCCACGAGCTCGGTCATATCGAGGCCGGGCATATTCCGCTGCAGGGCGAGGGGCTGCGGCCCGCGAGCCGTATCGCGCTGCTGTCGCTGCTGCTCGGCGTCGCGGCGATCGCGGCGGGCGCAGCCGGACCCGGCATGGCCGCGCTCGGCGCCGGCACCCAGGTCGCGCAGAGCAAGGCGCTGGCTTTCACGCGGGGGCAGGAGGGCAGTGCCGATGCCTCGGCCGTCCGCCATCTCAACGAGGCGCATTATTCGGGCAAGGGCATGGTCAGCTTCTTCGCCAAACTGAAGCAGGAGGAATATCGCCTCACCCCGGCCGACGCGACCATCGATCCCTACGCGCAGACCCACCCCATGACCGACGATCGCGAGGCGGCGCTGACCGCCGACCTCCAGAAATCGCCCTGGTGGAACGCGATGCCGGATCCGGCGCAGCAGGCGCGCTTCCTGCGGGTGAAGGCCAAGCTGGCGGGCTATGTGCAGGATCCCGACGTGACGCTGCGCAAGATGCCGGAGAGCGATCAGACCATTCCCGCCCATTATGCCCGCGCTTATGCGTGGCACCGCGCCGCTTATCCGGACAAGGCCAACCAGGAGGCGGACGCGCTGCTCGCCACCGCGCCGCTCGATCCCTATTTCAACGAGCTGAAAGGCCAGATCCTGCTGGAGAACGGCCATCCCAAGGAGGCGCTGGCGCCGCTGCGCATCGCGGTGGCGCAATCGCACGGCGCGCCGTTGATCTCCGCGCTGTTCGGGCAGGCGCTCATCGCCACCGATGATCCGGCCAATTTCGCGGAGGCCGAGAAGGTGCTGAAGGTCTCGGTCGACAAAGATCGCGAGGACCCGCTCGCCTGGTATGCGCTGGGCGCCGTCTATGCGCAGCGCGGCGACGAGGCGCACGCCGCGCTCGCCAGTGCGGAAAAATATGCGATGGACGGTAACGATCAACTCGCACGAACGAATGCGGAGAAGGCGCTGCTCGGCCTGAAGCAGGGGACGCCCGATTATCTGCGTGCGGAGGACATCGCGGTCACCTCGCGCAACAACATGGACAGCCGGTACGGGAAGAAGCGTTGAGCATTGGGTGGAAGGAAGCGGCGGGCGGCCTTGGGGCCGCAGCGCTGGGTGCGATCGCGACGGTCGCGGTGATGGGCGGCTTCGGCCATACCGGGGGCGGCGCGCCCGATCCCAAGGCGACCGGCGAGATCGTGCATCAATATCTGCTCGATCACCCGGAGGTGATCCCCGAGGCGATGGACCGGCTGCAGGACAAGCAGACCGCGCAGGCGATCGACGCCAACCGCGCGCAGATCGAGGCTCCGTTCGCGGGCGCGATCGCCGGCAATCCCAAGGGCGACGTGACGCTGGTCGAATATTTCGATTATGCCTGCGGCTATTGTCGGCAGAGCGTGGCGGACGTCGACAGGCTGATCGCGACCGACCCGAAGCTGCGCGTCGTCTACAAGGAATTGCCGGTACTCGACGGCGCGATCAGTGACCGTGCCGCGCAGGTGAGCCTCGTCGCCGCCAAGGCTGGCAAGTTCGGGGCCTTCCACCACGCGCTCTATCAGGTTCCGGCCCCGCTCGACGATGCCAAGACGGACGCGGTGGCGGCGAAGATGGGGCTGGATCTGTCGGGGATGTCCAGCGCGGACATCGTCAACGAGATCAACGCCAACCTGACGGCGGGCCGATCGCTGCGCATGTCCGGCACGCCGACCTTCATCATCGGCGATCAACTGCTGGCGGGCGCGGTGGGCTATGATGCCCTCAAGGACGCGATCGCCAAGGCCCGCAAGGCGAAGGGCTGATCCCGCCCTTCAATCGTGAATTTCACATCATCCGTATCGGGGGCGGGCCGGTGTTTCGAACGCCGCCCGCGCCCCCTCGCTTCGGCTTACGGGCTGACCGAATCGTGCCCGTTGTCCTTCGTCGCGACGATGATGCCGCCGGCGGCCACGCCCGCGAGAAGCACCAGCGGCAGGACAGCCGATCCACCCAGCTTCGACTTGCCGGCGGGGTTCGCCGTCCGGACGCCCGACTGCACGCCGGGCTGCAGCGAGACCGTGCCTGCGGAGGGTTGGATCGGCACCGCGGCCATGGCCTGACCGGCGAATGCCACCGCGGCGAGCAGCAGCGTACTGCGAGCAAATTTCATGAGGAGCCTCCCTTGGCCGCCTGATCGCGACCAACGTCTACGCATCGCGCAAAATTTTGTTCCGCCTTCGGAGCCATTTATCGCAATGCGCGTTATAGGGAGGGGCAGGGATTGCCCTGCCATCCAGGGAGGTCTTCTATGAGACTATCGAATTTGGTCGCCGGCGCGGCCGCAATCATGATCATTTCGGGCAGCGCCGGTGCTGCCGTGCGGCCGGCCGTCGGCGTTGCCTCCCTCCAGCCGACGCAGATGGCGGGTAGCCGGATCGGTGCGCCGGCCTCCGGCGCGCGCGCGCATCTGGCGGGCGGCGGCGCCGGGCTGGCGATCGTCGGTGTCGCGGCGGTCGGTATCGGTGTGGCCGTCGCGGATGCGGCGGGCGCATTCAAGGACGATGACCACCATCTCAATCCGGTCAGCCCCTGAACGACAAGGCGACCGAAGCCGTGATGCTTCGGTCGCCGGCTTGTGCGGCGGGCCAGGCCCCGCATTGTGAATAGTTCGTGGGAACGGTGCTGCGCCCTAGAATGGCGGCATGATCCACCGCCACTGGCGCCTGATCGCGCATCCCGAAGGCACGCGGTTCGACGACGCGATCCGTCTGGAAGAGGCGCCGCGCCCCGATCCGCAGGATGGCGAGGTGCTGATCCGCAACCGCTGGCTGTCGCTCGATGCCGGCACGCGCATGTGGATGACGCCGCGCACCGACGGCTATCAGCCGCCGCTGCCGCTGGGCATCGTGGTGCCGGGGCAGGCGATGGGCGAGGTGGTCGCCTCCCGCCATCCCGGTTTCCGCGAAGGCGACTGGGTGCGCGGCTTCGGCCAGTGGGCGGACCATAGCTGCGTGCGGCCCGAGACGAGCGGACTGACAGTGCTCGATCCCCGCATCGATGACATCCGCCAGCATCTCGGCGCGCTCGGCATGAACGGCTGGACGGCCTATGCCGGCGTCGCCGAGGTCGGGCGGGCGCAGGCAGGCGAAACGGTGCTGGTCTCCGCCGCCGCCGGATCGACCGGGCTGCTCGCGCTGCAGATCGCGCGCAATCTCGGCTGCCGCACCGCCGGCATCGCGGGCGGTGCGGAGAAATGCCGCTATCTCACCGGCACGATCGGGGTCGATGTCGCGATCGACCGGCGGGCCGATGACGTGGCCGCGCGACTGGCCGCGCTCGGCGGCGTGAACGTCTATTTCGACAATGTCGGCGGCCCGCTGCTCGATGCCGTGTTACCCCAGATGGCGCATTACGGCCGCATCGCGCTGTGCGGCCTGATCGCCGATTACGAGGAAGCCGGCACCATTGTCCGCCGCTTCGACCAGATCCTGATGCGGCGGCTGCAGGTTACCGGCTTCTTCTCGCCCGATTTCGCGCATCGCGGGTCGGAGCTTACCGCCATCCTGCGCGCATGGCTGGACGAGGGCCGGCTCACCATGCCGTTCGACGAGACGGCAGGCCTGGAGAACACGCTTGCCGCTTATGCCCGGCTGTTCACCGGCGGCAATCTCGGCAAGGTGATCGTGCGCGTCTGATTCTACTCGGCCGGATTGGGCAGCGGCTCGCCGGCAAAGAAGGCGGCGAGATTGGCGAGCAGCATGTCGCGCATCTGGCTGACCGAGCGATCCGTGGCGCCCGCCGTGTGCGGGGTGAGCACGGTGTTGGGCACGTCCGCCCAGCGCTCGGCCGGGGTCGGCTCGGTCGCGAACACGTCGAGCGCGGCGCCGCCGACCCGCCCGTCCTTCAGCGCAGCGATCAGCGAGTCCTCGTCGACGAGCTGGCCGCGCGCGACGTTGACCAGCAGGCCCTGCGGCCCGAGCGCATCGATCACCTCGGCCGAGACCATCCCGACATTGCCGCCATGCGCGCGCGCCGCGACCGCGAGAATGTCGCTCTCCCGCGCCAGCGCGACGAGGCTTTCGGCGCGGGGCCAGCGGGCATCCGGCTTGGGGTTCGGCCCCCACCAGGCGACGCTCATCCGCATCACTTCCGCCCGTGCGGCCAGCGCCACGCCGATGCTGCCGAGGCCGACGATGCCCAGCCGCTTGCCGGCGAGCGAGCGGGTCAGCGGCGTCTCGCGCGCGTGCCAGCCACCGGCGCGCAGCCGCGCATCGCCCGGTACGATGGCGCGGGCATGGCCCAGGATCAGCCCGATCGCGTGATCGGCGACATCCTCGTCATTGACGTTGTGTGCGTGGCTGACGGCGATGCCGCGCGCCTTCGCCCATGCCACGTCGATCCCGTCATAGCCGACGGTGAAGCAGGCGATCAGCCCGAGCCTGGGCATCCGGTCTACCAGTTCCGGCGGAATCGCGAACTCGCCCGCCGCCACCAGCGCCTGCACCTCGCCGATGCGGGCCTCGTCATCGGCTTCCCACAGCTTCAGCACCTTATAGTCCGCCGCCAGGGCCATAGCCAACGGGGCCAGATGGGGCTGGGCGATGAGGATGGAGGGTTTGGCGGACATACGGGTCTCCTGAAAGCTGCACACGCTTACGATCGGGGCGCCTTCGCCTTGCCCCATTCGCGCACCACCGTGTAGCCCAGATAACCTGTGCCGAAGAGTGCGTAGAGCGGCTCGGGGATTGCATCGAGATAGGCGGCGATCGCACGCGTCATCGCGGCGGCCATGACGGGCGCGACGGCCGCGATCCCCGCCATCGGAAAGGCGCCGAGCAGCAGCGCGTACATCACGTAGAGGAAGGCGGGGCGCGCGCGGGAGGTGAACCGATCGGCCGAGGCGTCCTCGATGTCGAGCGGGGAGGGCGAGAAGGCCATTGCTCAGCCCACCCGGTTGGCGAGCCAGCCGTAGAGGAAGGCTTCGTTGGCGGGCCGCGTCTCGGCGAGCGCGAGATAGCGTTCGCCCTGCAGCGCATCGAGCGCCTTCACCAGCACTGTCTCGCCCGCGCTCCCGCGCACCCGCAGGAAGGCCTTGAGCGCGGCGAGCACCGCATCGTCCACCGCGCCCTTCACGGCCACGTCGCGATAATCCGCGCCGTTGCGGTTCAGCGCGTTGAGCGCGCGGCGCAGGAAGCCGGCGGCGGTGCCGGTGCCCATGTTGGCGCCGGTGTCGAACAGCTCGGCCGCGACCTTGGGTGCCAGCGCCGCCACCGCGTCGAGGCGCGGCTTCGTCCAGTAATCGGCGCGGTAGATGGTGGCGGCGGTGTCGCGCGGCAGTTTCGCCATGTCGCCGGCATAGCCGTGCGCCTTCGCGACCGCCTGGGTGATGCCGTAGCGGGTCGGGCCGCCCCTGTCGGCGGTGCGGGCGACATATCCGCCCTCGCGGGCGATCAGCTCATTGATCAGGGTGGCGGGGTCCATGGCTCGGCTCCATCACAGGCGAGCCGAATCATATAACCATAATGGTTCGTGTAGGAAAATGATTTTTGCGTTTTCGGATCTGGAAAAGCGAAAGGCCGCCACGATCCCCTCGTGACGGCCTTTCTCCGGGTAGTGCGTGACGAAATCGGTTACGCCACCTGTGCGGCGCCCGCTTCCTGCGGATCGCGCAGCACATAGCCGCGGCCCCACACGGTCTCGATGTAATTCTCGCCCTCGCAAGCGAGGCTCAGCTTCTTGCGCAGCTTGCAGATGAACACGTCGATGATCTTGAGTTCCGGCTCGTCCATGCCGCCGTAGAGATGGTTCAGGAACATCTCCTTGGTGAGCGTGGTGCCCTTGCGGAGCGAGAGCAGCTCCAGCATCGCATATTCCTTGCCGGTCAGGTGCACGCGGGCGCTGTCGACCTCGACCGTCTTGGCGTCGAGATTGACCTGCAGCTTGCCGGTGCGGATCACGGACTGGCTGTGCCCCTTCGAGCGGCGGACGATCGCGTGGATGCGGGCGACCAGTTCCTCGCGGTGGAAGGGCTTCACGACGTAATCGTCGGCGCCGAAGCCGAGCGCGCGGACCTTGCTGTCCATCTCGGACACGCCGGAGAGGATCAGCACCGGGGTCTGCACCTTGGCGACGCGGAGCTTCTTCAGCACGTCGTAGCCGTGCATGTCCGGCAGGTTCAGGTCCAGGCAGATGATGTCGTAATCGTAGAGCTTGCCCAGATCGAGGCCCTCTTCGCCGAGGTCCGTCGTGTAGGTGTTGAAGCCCTCCGCGCCGAGCATCAGCTCGATGGCCTTGGCGGTCGTGGGATCGTCTTCGATCAGAAGTACGCGCATTGTCCGTCCATCCCCGTCAGCATGGCCAGAGCGCTCCGCCCACAGCCTTCCGTTCACGTTTACGGGTATGAAGGAAAAAGGTTAACGGTCCGTAAAGCCCAAACGAATCGTTTACGCGCCGAGTCGAATCGGCCGTTGCGCAATGGTCGAAATGCGTGGCACGGGGGCCACATGCTGGCCGACCGCATCCTGTTCATCGACGCCGAGGCGATCGTGCTCGACAAGCCGGCGGGATTGCCGGTCGATCGGCCGCGCGATCACGCTGACAGTATCGAGGATGCGCTCGAAACCTTGCGTTTCGGTTTCCAGCGATCACCGCATCCCGTGCATCGGCTGGACCGCGACACGTCGGGCTGCCTGCTGCTGGCGCGCAACCCGAAGGCGCACAAGCGCTTCGCCGCCGCGTTCGAGGCGGGGCAGGCGGAGAAAGTGTATCTCGCCGTGCTGGACGGGGTGCCGGAACAGGCGGGCGGCCGAATCGAACTGGCGCTGTCCAAACATTCCACGCGTGCCGATGGCTGGCGGATGGTCGGCGATGCGAAGAAGGGCAAGCCGTCGGTGACCGACTGGCGCCTGCTCGGTGTCGAGGGCGGTCGCGCGCTGGTCGAGTTCCGGCCGCAGACCGGGCGCACCCACCAGTTGCGGGTCCACGCCGCCGAAGCGCTGGGCCTGCCGATCGTCGGCGATCCGGTTTATGGTCGGGGCGGGGAAGCGATGCTGCTCCATGCCGCGCGCCTCACTTTGCCGCGCGCGCCCAAGCCGGCGATCGAGGCGGAGGCGCCGTTGCCCGAGAGTTTCGCGCGCTGGGCGGGGCACGCCGGTGCCTGAACCTTACGTCCTGCCCGAAGAGGCGCTGGAGGAACGCTTCCTCGCCTCGACCGGGCCGGGCGGGCAGAACGTCAACAAGGTCGCGACCGCCGTGCAGTTGCGCGTCGATGTCTACGCGTTGCGGCTGCCGCCGGCTGTCTTCCAGCGGCTGAAGGCGCTGGCCGGTTCGCGCTGGGTGGAGGGCGGCGCGATCCTCGTCACCGCGCGCGAGTATCGCACCCGCGAGGCGAATCGCGAGGCGGCGAGGGCGCGGATCGTCGCGATGATCGAGCAGGCGCTGGTGAAGCCCGAGCGCCGCATCAAGACCAAGCCGACCAAGGCATCGAAGGAACGTCGCCTCACCGCCAAGTCGACGCGATCGGGCGTCAAGGCGGGGCGCGGCAAGGTGCGGATCGACTGAGCGGACCTCCTTGTGGGTCCTTCCGGGTTTTGCCGCGTTGTGCGGGCGATGGCCGGCGGCGTAGAGACGCGTGCGGCCGTGACATGGAGGACATGATGCGCAGGACGATGATATTCTCGGCGGTGATCGCGGCGGTGACGATGCCTGTAGCGGTTCCGGCCCCCGCTCTCGCGCGCCACGAAACCTATACCGGTCGCGACGGTCGCTATCATTATCGCTGCAAGCGCAGCAGCGGGCGGACCGGCCTGCTCGCCGGCGCCGGCGGCGGCGGCCTGGGCGCGGCGGCGCTGGGCGCCGGCCCGATCGGCATCGCGGCGGGCGTGATCGGCGGCGGCCTGCTCGGCCGTCACCTCGACAAGAAGCACGACGCCGCCCAGAATCGCCGCAACGGCTGCTGAGAGTCGGCTGGTGCGGCTCCTGAATCAAAAAAGAAACCCCGCCGGAGCGTGCTCACGGCGGGGCCAAGGTTCAGGGAGTGCCGGCAGGGGTCGGCCGGCGATGAGCGGTATAGAGCCGCGCGGCTGAACGGCGGATGACCCAAGCGCGTCGTCCCAGAGCATCCTTGCCGCGTTCCGCCCGCCATCCTATCTGCGGCCTCCCACCCGGAGCCGAATAGCCATGTACGATTTCAAGCCACAGGCCGGCGCCGATGCCGCCATCGTCTGGGACGATCTCCTCTCCGCCGTCGATGGCGTGACCAAGGGCGAGCCGGATCCGATCGCCAATATGGCCAATGTCGCGGCGCTGCTGTGGGAGCTGGTGCCCGATCTCAACTGGGCGGGTTTCTACCGCATGGTCGGCGGCGAGCTGGTGCTCGGGCCGTTCCAGGGGCGCGCCGCCTGCATCCGCATCGCGCTCGGCGCGGGCGTGTGCGGCACGGCGGCCGCGACG includes the following:
- a CDS encoding Rne/Rng family ribonuclease, whose product is MTMRMLIDARHPEETRVAVAKGNRIEEFDFESAERKQLKGNIYLAKVTRVEPSLQAAFIEFGGNRHGFLAFSEIHPDYYQIPKEDRDALLREEQEEAEALAAEDDDHFDDEHDDHDHDHAEASDHDIDVESIERLDDDGGHDEEPSAEDHPHEDGEEAAKPRRSKSAGRGDGDHVEALRKRRQNLRRRYKIQDVIRRRQVLLVQVVKEERGNKGAALTTYLSLAGRYCVLMPNTSHGGGISRKISNAADRKRLKTIMAEMNLPRTMGCIVRTAGLQRTKVEIKRDFDYLARLWDGIRENTLKSEAPALIYEDSNLIKRAIRDIYSREIDEVIVEGEEGYRTSRDYMKLLMPRHAKKIRPYVDPVPLFQRFGVEDQLTAMYQPVVQLKSGGYLVINPTEALVSIDINSGRSTREHNIEQTATATNLEAAHEIARQLRLRDMAGLVVIDFIDMENGSNIRKVEKAMKEALKNDRARIQVGRISSFGLMEMSRQRLRTGVLEASTRICPHCEGTGFVRTASSAGLSALRLLEEAAARGRGTQLVLRASREATIYVLNRKRAEIMEIEDRYGVHIEVMPDHHDEGARMTVDISGPPPAQMPKLAPIPEPEPDDDIVDDYEDEIEEEEAEAAEERGQREPRGGRDEEGEGNGRRRRRRRRRGGRRDDAPEGAEQADAAEGEEPADEDSEAEPVEASEGEQEEGEGNGRRRRRRRGRRGGRRREGEEQLIVDAGDVGPMATDVAEVAPEVLAEAEPVEATPVSAPAAEATDAKSAKPKARRRPKARAAEDAPAVEAAPEPVAAEPVAEEAPAKPKRRTRKKAEPAVEAPAAEVAPEPAAAEEAPAKPKARRTRKKAEPAAAEPAVGTPAEEEAAPAPAEETAASDGNGEAESDEAPRRGWWQRTFGA
- a CDS encoding M48 family metalloprotease, with translation MAANAIRLAPARLAALGRFLTLLFLTFLVAGRPLLAQDGDPQILRDTETEQFLADISAPLAKSAGLAPGALKVVLINDPEINAFVAGGQTIYINSGLILAADNANEVEGVIAHELGHIEAGHIPLQGEGLRPASRIALLSLLLGVAAIAAGAAGPGMAALGAGTQVAQSKALAFTRGQEGSADASAVRHLNEAHYSGKGMVSFFAKLKQEEYRLTPADATIDPYAQTHPMTDDREAALTADLQKSPWWNAMPDPAQQARFLRVKAKLAGYVQDPDVTLRKMPESDQTIPAHYARAYAWHRAAYPDKANQEADALLATAPLDPYFNELKGQILLENGHPKEALAPLRIAVAQSHGAPLISALFGQALIATDDPANFAEAEKVLKVSVDKDREDPLAWYALGAVYAQRGDEAHAALASAEKYAMDGNDQLARTNAEKALLGLKQGTPDYLRAEDIAVTSRNNMDSRYGKKR
- a CDS encoding DsbA family protein, which produces MSIGWKEAAGGLGAAALGAIATVAVMGGFGHTGGGAPDPKATGEIVHQYLLDHPEVIPEAMDRLQDKQTAQAIDANRAQIEAPFAGAIAGNPKGDVTLVEYFDYACGYCRQSVADVDRLIATDPKLRVVYKELPVLDGAISDRAAQVSLVAAKAGKFGAFHHALYQVPAPLDDAKTDAVAAKMGLDLSGMSSADIVNEINANLTAGRSLRMSGTPTFIIGDQLLAGAVGYDALKDAIAKARKAKG
- a CDS encoding NADP-dependent oxidoreductase, which produces MIHRHWRLIAHPEGTRFDDAIRLEEAPRPDPQDGEVLIRNRWLSLDAGTRMWMTPRTDGYQPPLPLGIVVPGQAMGEVVASRHPGFREGDWVRGFGQWADHSCVRPETSGLTVLDPRIDDIRQHLGALGMNGWTAYAGVAEVGRAQAGETVLVSAAAGSTGLLALQIARNLGCRTAGIAGGAEKCRYLTGTIGVDVAIDRRADDVAARLAALGGVNVYFDNVGGPLLDAVLPQMAHYGRIALCGLIADYEEAGTIVRRFDQILMRRLQVTGFFSPDFAHRGSELTAILRAWLDEGRLTMPFDETAGLENTLAAYARLFTGGNLGKVIVRV
- a CDS encoding 2-hydroxyacid dehydrogenase; its protein translation is MSAKPSILIAQPHLAPLAMALAADYKVLKLWEADDEARIGEVQALVAAGEFAIPPELVDRMPRLGLIACFTVGYDGIDVAWAKARGIAVSHAHNVNDEDVADHAIGLILGHARAIVPGDARLRAGGWHARETPLTRSLAGKRLGIVGLGSIGVALAARAEVMRMSVAWWGPNPKPDARWPRAESLVALARESDILAVAARAHGGNVGMVSAEVIDALGPQGLLVNVARGQLVDEDSLIAALKDGRVGGAALDVFATEPTPAERWADVPNTVLTPHTAGATDRSVSQMRDMLLANLAAFFAGEPLPNPAE
- a CDS encoding 3TM-type holin, whose protein sequence is MAFSPSPLDIEDASADRFTSRARPAFLYVMYALLLGAFPMAGIAAVAPVMAAAMTRAIAAYLDAIPEPLYALFGTGYLGYTVVREWGKAKAPRS
- a CDS encoding glycoside hydrolase family 108 protein, whose product is MDPATLINELIAREGGYVARTADRGGPTRYGITQAVAKAHGYAGDMAKLPRDTAATIYRADYWTKPRLDAVAALAPKVAAELFDTGANMGTGTAAGFLRRALNALNRNGADYRDVAVKGAVDDAVLAALKAFLRVRGSAGETVLVKALDALQGERYLALAETRPANEAFLYGWLANRVG